Genomic window (Thermodesulfobacteriota bacterium):
CTTCCGCAGGGTGCGCGCGCTCAAGAGGGCCATGGAACTGGACCTGGGCAGGGAGGAGGTCGCGACGGTAATCGTCTTCCTGGAGAACTACGTGGTAGAGCACTTTACGGCGGAGGAGGCCTTCATGAAGGGCCTCAAATACCCGGAGCTGAACCCGCATAAGGTGGAGCACGCCTCGTTC
Coding sequences:
- a CDS encoding hemerythrin family protein, producing the protein FRRVRALKRAMELDLGREEVATVIVFLENYVVEHFTAEEAFMKGLKYPELNPHKVEHASFVREFEIFKREFDEKGSSEPFAVKTHDWLKDWLTGHIGKTDRALGLYLRTKP